The Azospirillum baldaniorum genome segment CACCCCGCCCCGGTTCAGCACCAGCGAGGTGCCGAGCGCCAGCAGGGCCGGCATGCTGTCCCCGATGGGCGAGCCGTTGGCGACGTTGCCGCCCAGCGTGCCGGAATTGCGCACCTGCGCCGCGCCGATGCGGGTGACCAGGGCGGCCAGTTCGGGCAGGCGGCGCTCAAGGACCGGGAGCAGGTCGGTGTAGGTCACCGCCGCACCGATCTCCAGCGCATCGGTCCCCTCGTCGATCCGGTGGAGTTCCCGCACCTGGGCGAGATGGATCAGCGTGGGCAGGCTGCGCCCCTGCTTGGTCACCCACAGCCCGACGTCGGTCGCTCCGGCCACCAGCGTGGCGTTCGGATGAGCGGCGCACAGGGTGGCCAACTCATCGACGCTCCGCGGCGCGTGGAAGCTGGCGGCGCCGTGGGTCACGGTCAGAGGCCCATCGTGCTGGATGGAGCGCAGCAGAGTGGCGATGCCCTCCTCCGCCCGGTCGAAGCGGTCGTCGGTCCGTTCCGCCGCCATGGTCCGGGCGGCGTCAAGGATCGGGCGGTAGCCGGTGCAGCGGCACAGGTTGCCGGCCAGCGCGTCGTGGATCGCCCCGTCGGTCAGGCCGCCGGACGCGACGCGCCCGTCATGATGGAGCGCGAACAGCGCCATCACGAAACCAGGGGTGCAGAAGCCGCATTGCGAGGCGTGCTTGTCCACCATCGCCGCCTGGACGGGGTGCAGCTGCCCGTCCTCGCCGGCCAGATCCTCGACGGTCAGCAGCAGCTTGCCGTCGATCATCGGCAGGAAGAGGATGCAGGCGTTGACGGCGCGGTACCGGACGCGCCCGTCCGCGGCAAGATCG includes the following:
- the xdhA gene encoding xanthine dehydrogenase small subunit, with translation MTGSVRFVLGGRVVEVRDSEPTTTVLNWLRANGRPGSKEGCAEGDCGACTVVLGDLAADGRVRYRAVNACILFLPMIDGKLLLTVEDLAGEDGQLHPVQAAMVDKHASQCGFCTPGFVMALFALHHDGRVASGGLTDGAIHDALAGNLCRCTGYRPILDAARTMAAERTDDRFDRAEEGIATLLRSIQHDGPLTVTHGAASFHAPRSVDELATLCAAHPNATLVAGATDVGLWVTKQGRSLPTLIHLAQVRELHRIDEGTDALEIGAAVTYTDLLPVLERRLPELAALVTRIGAAQVRNSGTLGGNVANGSPIGDSMPALLALGTSLVLNRGGVRRELPLDGFYHGYRKNDLKPGELVERIRIPLPRDGQRFATWKVSKRRDQDISAVCAAFLLTLDGEGRVAELRAGYGGMAATPARAPALEAAMAGQPWTADAVAAALSALDRDFRPMTDMRASDRYRALVAKNLLMRFLLHTTGAELPSLEAVHG